In Verrucomicrobiia bacterium, the sequence GGCGGCGAGCTGGCAGTGAAAGACCACCTGGAGGAGGAGATCGCCGAGTTCCTCGGCCATTTCGTGGTCGTCGCCGGCGTCGATGGCATCGACGAGTTCGTACACCTCCTCGACGGCGTGGAAGCGGAGGGAGCGGTGATCCTGTTCGCGGTCCCAGGGGCAGCCCTCGGGGGAGCGGAGAGTGGCCATCAGTTGGACCAGTTGGCGGAGAGGGGAGAGGCGGCGGGAAGGGGGGCGGGGCATGGGGAACCAGGGGATCGGAGGATCAAAGCAGGACCAGGTCGTCGCGGTGGACCACTTCGTCGGAGCCGGATTCGGCGAGGATCTGATCGGCGCTCCAGCGGGTGAGGCCGCGGGCGAACTCGTGTCCGTCGGGGCCGGTGATGGTCACGACGGCGCCGGCGGGGAAGCGTCCCTGGATGTCCCGGATGCCGGGTCGGAGGAGGCTGCGACCGGAGCGGGTGAGGGCGAGATGGGCGCCGGGATCGACGGAGAGGGAACCGGCGGGGCGGTGGAAGAAGGCGATCCAGCGTTTCCGGCTGGAGAGGCGGCCGGGGCGGGGGACGAAGAGGGTGCCTTCGTCCTCGTGGTCGAGGATGCGGCGGAGGACATCGAACTTGCGGCCGGAGGCGATGACCATGGGGATGCCGGAGCGGGCGGCGATGCGGGCGGCCTGGAGTTTGGTGATCATGCCACCGACGGCGGTGGCGCTGCGGGTACCGGAGGCGAGGGATTCGATGGAGGCATCAAGGGTATCGACCACGGGGACGCGGTGGCAGTCGGGTCGGTCGAAATGGCGGAGGAGGCCGTCGGCGGTGGTGAGGATGACGAGGAGATCGGCGGGGAGGAGGGCGGCGACGAGGGCGGAGAGGCGGTCGTTGTCGCCGAACTTGAGTTCGGTGACGGAGACGGCGTCGTTTTCGTTGATGACGGGGATGAGGCCGCGGCGGAGGAGGGTGAGGAGGGTGTTGCGGGCGTTGAGGTGGCGGGTGTGGTCGGCGAGGTCCTCGTGGGTGAGGAGGACCTGGGCGACGCCGAGGTCGTAGTGGCGGAAGAGGGCCTCGTACATGGCCATGAGGCGGCATTGTCCGACGGCCGCACAGGCCTGGAGCTGGGCGAGATCGCGGGGGCGGGTATCGAAGCCGAGGGCGCCCATGCCGGCGCCGACGGCGCCGGAGGAGACGAGGATGGGTTCGAGGCCGGCGGTGCGGAGGGCGGCGAGCTGGGCGACGAGCTGGGCGAGCTGGACCTGGTCGGGGCGTTTGCGGGCGTCGGTGAGGATGCCGGTCCCGAATTTGACGACGATGCGTCTGGCCTGGCGGAGGAGCGCGGCGCGCACGGCGGTTGTGCTAGCAGGGGGGTGGAGGGGGTCGCGAGTTCAATTTCGCCATTCTCAATCGGGGCAAGTCCCGGCTGAATGGGGGGGCGATGCCCAAACGCACCGACATTCATTCCGTATTGATCATCGGGGCCGGACCGAT encodes:
- the proB gene encoding glutamate 5-kinase produces the protein MRAALLRQARRIVVKFGTGILTDARKRPDQVQLAQLVAQLAALRTAGLEPILVSSGAVGAGMGALGFDTRPRDLAQLQACAAVGQCRLMAMYEALFRHYDLGVAQVLLTHEDLADHTRHLNARNTLLTLLRRGLIPVINENDAVSVTELKFGDNDRLSALVAALLPADLLVILTTADGLLRHFDRPDCHRVPVVDTLDASIESLASGTRSATAVGGMITKLQAARIAARSGIPMVIASGRKFDVLRRILDHEDEGTLFVPRPGRLSSRKRWIAFFHRPAGSLSVDPGAHLALTRSGRSLLRPGIRDIQGRFPAGAVVTITGPDGHEFARGLTRWSADQILAESGSDEVVHRDDLVLL